A single genomic interval of Thermodesulfobium sp. 4217-1 harbors:
- a CDS encoding efflux RND transporter periplasmic adaptor subunit yields MKNKKTLIIFSLILAVCVGIYWIIFNRESPSNYLEVSGNIEADQYNVSFQVYGTLSSLKVDEGDKVKKGELLATLSRKDLADSLQAAIHNKDKAKALYDQYLSGYRSQDIKMAQADRDAKLAEFEKAKNDYIRYEKLYKEDAIPASSFDSIKSTYLSSKEALNSSEQKFKELQIGYREEEIKSAKEAYEASVSQVEQAKTILGYTAIYSPIDGVVFSKDSEPGEFVSSGTPVLTLYDLNSTYVKVYVSEKDIGFVKLNAPCTIKVDSFPNKNFSGYVEAISDKAEYTPKFIQTKDERVKYMFWVKVKINNPDGVLKPGMPADTMIEKTQ; encoded by the coding sequence TTGAAAAACAAAAAAACATTAATTATCTTTAGTCTAATATTGGCAGTATGTGTTGGCATATATTGGATTATATTCAACAGGGAATCGCCAAGCAATTATTTAGAAGTTTCTGGCAACATTGAAGCAGATCAGTACAACGTTTCTTTTCAGGTTTATGGAACCCTATCCTCCTTAAAAGTAGATGAAGGCGACAAGGTAAAAAAAGGCGAGCTACTTGCCACTCTTTCAAGAAAGGATCTTGCGGATTCTCTTCAAGCAGCTATACACAATAAAGACAAAGCAAAAGCTCTCTACGATCAATATCTTTCAGGATATAGATCTCAGGATATAAAAATGGCTCAAGCTGATAGAGACGCAAAGCTCGCAGAATTTGAAAAGGCAAAAAATGACTATATTAGATATGAAAAACTATATAAAGAGGACGCAATACCTGCATCAAGTTTTGATAGCATAAAAAGTACCTATCTCTCATCTAAAGAGGCACTAAATTCAAGCGAACAGAAGTTCAAAGAATTACAAATTGGCTACAGAGAAGAAGAAATTAAGTCTGCGAAAGAAGCATATGAGGCAAGCGTCTCTCAGGTGGAACAAGCCAAGACGATTTTAGGCTATACAGCGATTTATTCGCCTATTGATGGAGTCGTATTTTCCAAAGATTCAGAACCAGGGGAATTCGTTTCTTCTGGAACTCCAGTCCTAACTTTATACGATCTAAACAGCACATATGTGAAGGTATATGTTAGCGAAAAAGACATTGGCTTTGTAAAATTGAACGCGCCCTGCACAATAAAAGTTGATTCCTTCCCAAATAAAAATTTTAGCGGCTATGTAGAGGCAATATCAGACAAAGCAGAATATACCCCTAAATTTATCCAAACTAAGGATGAAAGGGTAAAATATATGTTCTGGGTAAAGGTAAAAATCAATAATCCAGATGGAGTTCTAAAACCAGGCATGCCAGCTGACACCATGATCGAAAAAACACAATGA
- a CDS encoding ABC transporter ATP-binding protein: MISIENICKSFGNKKVLDDININVEKGEILAILGSDGSGKSTLIKIIIGMIKPDSGKISVNDIDITKDISSTRELLGYKAQEFSLYQDLTVSENIRFFGSLYALSGKDLDERESFILDFIGLKDFKQRFAEALSGGMKSRLAIGCALVHNPLVLLLDEPNVGVDPASRKSVWKLLRDLTKSGKTIVLTTPYFLEGDLADKVTFIKNGKIVLFGRPKDLLENLDFIPYIVNGDNLQDFYFDLKKKHLDFKFWLKNEHIRVLLRKDIEIDTLSEKISINRDLIKRDNPDLEDIYLWHSA, from the coding sequence ATGATATCAATAGAGAATATATGCAAAAGTTTTGGAAACAAAAAAGTATTAGATGATATAAATATAAATGTAGAAAAAGGAGAGATTTTAGCAATACTTGGCTCGGACGGTTCAGGAAAATCAACCTTAATAAAAATTATTATTGGAATGATAAAGCCTGATTCAGGAAAAATATCAGTAAACGATATAGACATAACAAAAGACATTTCCTCTACCAGAGAATTATTGGGTTATAAAGCACAAGAATTTTCCCTATATCAAGATCTTACAGTCAGTGAAAACATAAGATTCTTCGGAAGTCTATATGCGCTTTCTGGCAAAGACCTTGATGAAAGGGAGAGCTTTATACTCGACTTTATAGGCCTAAAGGACTTTAAGCAAAGATTTGCAGAAGCACTTTCAGGCGGGATGAAAAGTAGGCTTGCTATTGGCTGCGCCCTTGTTCACAACCCCCTAGTACTTTTATTGGATGAGCCAAACGTAGGCGTAGATCCTGCCTCAAGAAAGAGCGTATGGAAACTCTTAAGAGATCTCACTAAGTCTGGCAAGACAATTGTATTAACTACCCCTTACTTCTTAGAAGGCGATCTGGCAGACAAAGTAACTTTTATTAAAAATGGAAAAATCGTATTGTTTGGCAGACCAAAAGATCTTTTAGAAAATCTTGATTTTATACCGTACATCGTAAATGGAGATAACTTACAAGATTTTTATTTTGACTTAAAAAAGAAACATCTAGATTTTAAATTCTGGTTGAAAAACGAACACATAAGAGTCCTATTACGTAAAGATATAGAAATTGATACGCTGTCAGAAAAAATTTCTATAAATAGAGACTTAATAAAAAGAGATAACCCCGACCTGGAAGATATCTATCTATGGCACTCGGCATAG
- a CDS encoding ABC transporter ATP-binding protein produces MALGIENAIEVENLTKKFGDFTAVDNISFSIKQGTVFGFLGPNGAGKTTTIKLVLGLINKTSGKIKIFGDDIEKFTKERLGYMSQKFSLYPDLKVIENMIFYGSIYGYSRKDLEKRIDFLLESYNLTEVKNTMVRDIGGLRQRVAFCTAILHSPDILVLDEPTSGVDPDARIDFWDAIYSYAREGRTVLVTTHYMDEAEFCNQIGFIISGKLKFIGSPNNAKKIYYDNSHKIGNLEDAFLWFMEN; encoded by the coding sequence ATGGCACTCGGCATAGAAAATGCAATTGAAGTTGAAAATCTCACAAAAAAATTTGGAGATTTCACTGCAGTTGATAACATAAGTTTTTCAATAAAACAAGGCACGGTATTCGGTTTTTTGGGCCCAAATGGAGCAGGAAAAACGACAACTATAAAGTTAGTTCTGGGACTTATCAACAAAACTAGTGGCAAAATAAAGATCTTTGGAGACGATATAGAGAAATTTACAAAAGAGAGATTGGGCTATATGTCTCAAAAATTCTCGCTCTATCCAGATCTAAAAGTAATTGAAAATATGATTTTTTATGGTTCTATTTACGGTTATTCAAGAAAAGATTTAGAAAAAAGAATAGATTTTTTGCTGGAGTCATACAACCTTACAGAAGTAAAAAACACTATGGTAAGAGATATTGGAGGTCTAAGGCAAAGAGTCGCCTTTTGCACAGCCATTCTTCACAGCCCAGACATACTGGTCCTTGATGAACCGACAAGCGGTGTAGATCCAGATGCCAGGATAGACTTTTGGGATGCTATCTACAGTTACGCAAGAGAAGGCAGAACAGTTTTAGTTACAACTCATTATATGGATGAAGCTGAATTTTGCAACCAGATAGGATTCATCATTTCGGGAAAGCTAAAGTTTATAGGCAGCCCAAACAACGCAAAAAAAATCTACTATGACAACTCACACAAAATTGGAAATCTCGAAGATGCCTTTTTGTGGTTTATGGAAAACTAA